Proteins found in one Solitalea lacus genomic segment:
- a CDS encoding PIN domain-containing protein, whose amino-acid sequence MNIINLHNNSSPKERYYLLDSNVWLPILGIDDEPTSEHYKIFFDKILKHDIAKILLCPLQLSELLNRLLRFHGNKAFGKKYKGKTGVIPSFSEFYKAEYRGSNDYKIRYESIIDDLDGYSSHIVFTDVHQKTFLQLTSFDASKLDFNDHYLYVLAKEQSAMIVTHDADFFGLDVSVGTFNLKLYKAYTSSIQPKK is encoded by the coding sequence TTGAACATTATCAATTTACATAATAATAGCAGTCCAAAAGAGCGCTATTATCTTTTAGACAGTAATGTTTGGCTACCTATATTGGGTATTGATGATGAACCTACTAGCGAGCATTACAAAATCTTCTTTGATAAAATCTTAAAACACGATATAGCTAAAATCTTACTTTGCCCCCTTCAGTTAAGTGAGCTACTTAATCGTTTATTGCGATTTCATGGAAATAAGGCATTTGGTAAGAAATATAAGGGGAAAACAGGAGTAATTCCGTCGTTCTCTGAATTCTATAAAGCCGAGTATCGGGGCAGTAATGATTATAAAATAAGATATGAAAGTATAATAGACGATCTAGATGGATATTCTTCTCATATAGTTTTTACTGACGTTCATCAAAAAACCTTCCTCCAGTTAACTTCCTTTGATGCCAGCAAGTTAGACTTTAACGATCATTACCTATACGTTTTAGCTAAAGAACAATCAGCAATGATTGTTACTCATGATGCAGATTTTTTTGGCTTAGATGTCTCAGTTGGAACTTTTAACTTAAAACTTTATAAGGCTTACACTAGTAGTATTCAGCCAAAGAAATAG
- a CDS encoding helix-turn-helix transcriptional regulator, translating into MSINENTRLIDLKVSDLLAILKESTPPIPAQVSADDDEIGGYEVAERITGYARQTLYQLKSAGEIPYIALPNGGVRFSKKALLSWLLSHKKMTSGEIADKAESFVRKRHLRRR; encoded by the coding sequence ATGAGTATTAACGAAAACACTCGCTTGATAGACCTGAAAGTGTCAGATCTATTAGCAATTTTAAAAGAATCAACTCCTCCAATACCAGCACAGGTTTCAGCTGACGATGACGAGATCGGGGGCTATGAAGTTGCGGAAAGAATAACGGGTTACGCAAGACAAACCCTTTATCAATTAAAATCAGCAGGGGAAATTCCTTACATCGCATTACCAAACGGTGGTGTAAGGTTTTCCAAGAAAGCACTCTTATCCTGGTTGCTATCCCATAAGAAAATGACCAGTGGGGAGATTGCCGATAAAGCAGAGAGTTTTGTTAGAAAGCGTCATTTAAGGAGGAGATAA
- a CDS encoding SUMF1/EgtB/PvdO family nonheme iron enzyme, with the protein MKYLWLLCTSALLFSLSGCGSSGAKGELVGVQGRKPYKQDVPYGMVYIPAGTFIMGQADQDVTASRVAQNRQQTISPFYMDETEITNNEYRQFVLWVRDSIAAKTMGGNFVVKGEDGTEYINPKQKVNYSAKNNPNADQLKGMYYQGDDKITGRNDWDVTKLVYQYTWFDLRAAALKQNRTKPRSSFIKREKVTIYPDTLVWLADFSYAQNEPMVQQYFSHPAFDDYPVVGVTWKQANAFCAWRTEFNNNYRDKNKKPRRGEVSLPTEAQFEYAARGGRIGTDFPWGGPYIRNSKGCLLANFKPGRGNYADDGGFYTVHAKSYFPNDYGLYNMAGNVSEWTSETYDESSYTFTHDMNPTYRTQEDDMSSLAQRRKVVRGGSWKDIGFFLQNGSRSYEYQDSAKSYIGFRCVAQHMGKQLGAKN; encoded by the coding sequence ATGAAATATTTGTGGCTGCTTTGTACATCGGCACTTCTGTTTTCACTCAGCGGATGTGGTTCTTCGGGAGCTAAAGGTGAGTTGGTTGGCGTTCAGGGGCGCAAACCATATAAACAGGATGTTCCATACGGTATGGTTTACATACCTGCAGGAACATTTATCATGGGTCAAGCCGACCAAGATGTAACCGCTTCAAGGGTTGCACAAAATCGTCAACAAACAATTTCTCCATTTTATATGGACGAAACTGAGATTACCAACAACGAGTACCGTCAATTTGTTTTATGGGTCCGCGATTCAATTGCTGCAAAAACAATGGGAGGTAACTTTGTTGTAAAAGGTGAAGACGGTACAGAGTATATCAACCCTAAACAAAAAGTTAACTACTCAGCTAAAAATAATCCTAATGCTGACCAATTAAAAGGTATGTACTACCAGGGAGATGATAAGATTACGGGTAGAAATGATTGGGATGTAACCAAATTAGTTTATCAATACACCTGGTTTGATTTACGTGCAGCGGCATTAAAGCAGAACCGTACAAAACCTCGTTCATCGTTTATCAAACGTGAAAAAGTAACTATTTACCCTGATACATTAGTATGGTTGGCCGACTTTAGTTATGCACAAAATGAACCAATGGTTCAGCAGTATTTCTCACACCCTGCTTTTGATGATTATCCGGTTGTAGGAGTGACTTGGAAACAAGCAAATGCATTTTGTGCTTGGAGAACAGAGTTTAACAATAACTACCGCGATAAAAACAAGAAACCTCGCAGAGGTGAAGTTAGCCTTCCAACTGAGGCCCAGTTTGAATATGCTGCTCGTGGCGGAAGAATTGGTACTGATTTCCCTTGGGGAGGTCCTTATATTCGCAACAGCAAAGGCTGTTTGTTAGCGAACTTTAAGCCAGGTCGTGGTAATTATGCTGATGACGGAGGATTCTATACAGTTCACGCAAAATCTTATTTCCCTAACGATTACGGATTGTATAATATGGCGGGTAATGTTTCAGAATGGACCAGTGAAACGTATGATGAGTCTTCATATACGTTCACTCATGACATGAACCCTACTTATAGAACACAAGAAGATGATATGTCATCATTAGCGCAGCGTCGTAAAGTGGTAAGAGGCGGATCATGGAAAGATATTGGATTCTTCTTACAAAACGGTTCTCGTTCTTATGAGTATCAAGACAGCGCTAAGTCTTATATCGGCTTCCGTTGTGTTGCTCAACACATGGGAAAACAATTAGGTGCTAAAAACTAA
- a CDS encoding DUF4271 domain-containing protein, whose protein sequence is MQVDSTAIKDSIALANLRKVPVLIDKSKQNTSIDSFIVAYNKDFKEYITLKKKMSLHATASDVEPLDRKFKAPDQIYILFALFLLLVLVSYFFSRDLSVMAQGFINNRILNQLVRDNNLLNSESFIFMAILIGLTFGYLLQILFGINELLGISGVGTYLLLSLFVMLFFMAKTIVLRLAGALFGIKNMVNNYISIIYISFGTFTLLLIPLLILYTLGPLVFKHNMIIVFSSILVLSFTYQYLRGAIFISSNFQFSKFYFIIYLCAFEICPLIILYKVLLN, encoded by the coding sequence ATGCAAGTTGATTCTACAGCTATAAAAGACAGTATAGCTCTTGCAAATTTGCGCAAGGTTCCGGTGTTAATTGATAAAAGCAAACAAAACACTTCCATCGATTCATTTATCGTTGCCTATAACAAAGATTTTAAGGAGTACATCACGCTCAAGAAGAAAATGTCTTTGCATGCTACCGCTTCTGATGTAGAACCTTTGGATAGGAAATTTAAAGCTCCTGATCAGATTTACATTCTATTTGCTCTATTCTTGTTGCTCGTTTTAGTGAGCTATTTCTTTTCAAGAGATTTGAGTGTAATGGCGCAGGGGTTTATTAACAATAGAATTTTGAATCAGCTTGTAAGGGATAATAACCTGCTCAATTCCGAGTCATTTATTTTTATGGCTATTTTGATAGGTTTGACGTTTGGTTATTTACTTCAAATACTCTTCGGAATAAATGAATTGCTGGGCATAAGTGGGGTAGGAACTTATTTACTGTTGTCGTTGTTTGTCATGTTGTTTTTTATGGCAAAAACGATAGTGTTACGATTAGCAGGTGCATTGTTTGGAATCAAGAATATGGTGAATAACTATATTTCCATTATTTATATTTCATTCGGAACATTTACCTTGTTGTTGATACCATTATTAATATTATATACACTTGGACCACTAGTGTTTAAGCATAATATGATAATTGTGTTTAGTTCGATATTGGTACTGAGTTTTACTTACCAATATCTTAGAGGAGCAATATTCATTTCGTCAAATTTTCAGTTTTCGAAATTTTATTTTATTATTTATCTTTGCGCCTTCGAAATTTGTCCATTAATTATATTGTATAAAGTACTTTTGAATTAA
- a CDS encoding plasmid mobilization protein has protein sequence MEEIRRDTIQKPKGGAPRKKVKREMDIRIRLTATEKFLIENKAKAAGMRASNWVRAAAKTAKVIPRLTVEELSILRMLAGLANNLNQLTKLAHQQGILSVALRCRDLLVEIDTTLKHLNNDDRESNHR, from the coding sequence ATGGAAGAGATTCGAAGAGATACTATTCAGAAACCCAAGGGCGGAGCGCCAAGGAAGAAGGTAAAGCGGGAAATGGACATCAGGATCAGGCTGACTGCTACCGAAAAATTCCTGATCGAAAATAAGGCGAAAGCAGCCGGAATGCGAGCCAGTAACTGGGTCAGAGCAGCTGCCAAAACAGCAAAAGTTATCCCCAGGCTAACCGTTGAAGAACTTAGCATTTTGCGCATGCTGGCCGGTTTAGCAAATAATCTGAATCAATTAACGAAGCTGGCTCATCAGCAGGGGATCTTATCGGTAGCCTTGCGGTGCCGGGATCTTCTGGTCGAAATCGATACTACTTTAAAACACCTGAACAACGATGATCGGGAAAGTAATCACAGGTAA
- a CDS encoding primase-helicase family protein, with amino-acid sequence METVSQYIRIGTIYYKTVKKPLASGDFMVMLISWSVECIKQDHGKSFLSEIPRYDGFCFVPSHLQYQRIIGNFYNKYYPFIHVSKAGQPMRTLEYLQHIFGDQLEYGLDYLKILLEMPMQILPILCLVSTERNTGKTTFLNLLKAIFGDNMTINTNEDFRSNFNAEWAHKVLIGVDETFLERREDSERLKNLSTAAFYKAEAKGQDRQEIEFFGKFVLCSNNEDSFVLIDPGETRYWIRKIPALQKDDQRLLADMKSEIPFLIHYLINRKFSTSKQSRMWFTAQQISTPALKKVIRQNRHKLEVEIAQLMLAISDEKEIQEIKFCVGDVQDWLNRKGFRNHDTGSIRRILQNVWNLKPSPNSNAYTQYRMASDGSIYETTQKGRYFSLTIETILKLNDS; translated from the coding sequence ATGGAAACTGTATCTCAATACATTCGAATAGGCACTATTTACTATAAAACAGTTAAGAAGCCACTAGCTTCCGGTGATTTTATGGTAATGCTCATATCCTGGTCGGTAGAATGCATTAAGCAGGATCATGGTAAATCCTTTTTGTCAGAGATACCCAGGTATGATGGCTTCTGCTTTGTGCCTAGCCACCTGCAATACCAACGTATTATTGGCAATTTCTACAACAAGTACTACCCTTTTATTCATGTGTCGAAAGCAGGACAGCCCATGCGAACGCTGGAGTATCTGCAACACATATTTGGCGATCAGCTGGAATATGGCCTGGATTACCTGAAAATCCTGCTCGAAATGCCGATGCAGATCCTCCCCATCCTTTGCCTGGTGAGTACGGAGCGCAATACAGGGAAGACAACTTTTCTGAATCTACTGAAAGCCATCTTCGGTGATAACATGACCATTAACACTAATGAAGATTTCCGTTCGAACTTCAATGCCGAATGGGCACATAAAGTACTTATCGGAGTAGATGAGACCTTTCTCGAACGACGAGAAGATTCAGAGCGGCTCAAGAACCTAAGTACGGCTGCGTTCTATAAAGCAGAAGCCAAAGGCCAGGATAGACAGGAAATTGAGTTTTTTGGAAAGTTTGTTTTGTGCAGCAACAACGAGGATAGTTTCGTACTGATTGATCCTGGGGAAACAAGATATTGGATACGAAAGATTCCGGCACTTCAAAAAGATGATCAGCGATTATTGGCTGATATGAAAAGTGAAATCCCCTTTTTAATTCATTATCTGATAAATCGAAAGTTTTCAACTTCCAAGCAATCGCGGATGTGGTTTACTGCGCAGCAGATTTCCACTCCTGCATTAAAAAAGGTAATCCGTCAGAACCGGCACAAGTTAGAGGTGGAGATTGCTCAATTGATGTTGGCTATTTCGGACGAAAAAGAAATACAGGAGATCAAGTTCTGCGTGGGAGATGTTCAAGATTGGCTTAACCGAAAAGGATTCCGTAATCACGACACCGGATCAATTCGCAGGATCTTACAAAATGTCTGGAACTTAAAGCCTTCTCCTAATTCCAATGCTTACACGCAATATCGCATGGCAAGTGATGGAAGCATTTATGAGACCACTCAGAAAGGTCGCTACTTTTCTCTGACCATCGAAACGATTTTAAAGCTGAATGATTCTTGA
- a CDS encoding RNA polymerase sigma factor: MSTAKEKEFLALVEKHKGIIHKISKMYMDNTDDQNDLFQEIILQLWKSYDSFNRQSQFSTWMYRVALNTAILYYKKDKRKPETVYEAIPETIALGDDDSEEKELQLAHFYRALQKLDKIEKALIFYHLENYSHKEIGENLGISEGNARVKLSRAKNRLKELIKEQGYEF; this comes from the coding sequence ATGTCTACAGCTAAAGAAAAAGAATTTCTTGCTCTTGTTGAAAAACATAAAGGAATTATCCATAAGATTTCCAAAATGTATATGGATAATACTGATGATCAAAATGATTTGTTTCAGGAGATCATATTGCAACTTTGGAAATCTTATGATTCCTTTAATCGCCAAAGCCAATTTTCAACCTGGATGTACAGGGTAGCCCTCAATACTGCCATTCTGTATTATAAAAAAGATAAACGAAAGCCCGAAACCGTGTATGAAGCAATCCCTGAAACAATTGCCCTAGGAGATGACGATTCAGAAGAGAAAGAGTTACAATTGGCTCATTTTTACAGAGCCTTGCAAAAATTAGATAAAATTGAAAAAGCATTAATTTTCTATCACCTGGAAAACTACTCACACAAAGAAATTGGCGAAAACTTAGGTATTTCCGAAGGAAATGCCAGGGTAAAATTAAGCAGAGCAAAAAACCGTTTAAAAGAACTTATTAAGGAACAAGGTTATGAATTTTGA
- a CDS encoding relaxase/mobilization nuclease domain-containing protein, with protein MIGKVITGKSFAGCVRYVLQKQDAEILYAEGVRTEQLNQTIDDFNLQRKANPDLGKAVGHIALSWSMNDRLKLNDELMVDVARQYLEKMKILDTQFLIVKHQDRNHPHLHIIYNRVNNAGKTIPDAFQHKRNTTICKDLTKKYGFFIAQDKTHVNRQQLKGEAKVKYELFDTINYASQQVHNLKELKTALEKQDIEMIYKYKSNSNEIQGISFKKDGYTFKGSEIDRSLSYASLVKTLGQVNRQQDLAEQLSQTRLGDTSSLATQEHAIRSDAGVVTSFKETISFGASVFQDLLSNPSQKPEPEMSGKKKKKRRNQTHGYGNGR; from the coding sequence ATGATCGGGAAAGTAATCACAGGTAAAAGTTTTGCTGGATGCGTGCGATACGTCCTGCAAAAACAGGACGCCGAAATCCTGTATGCTGAAGGCGTGCGGACGGAGCAGCTCAATCAAACCATTGATGATTTTAATCTGCAGCGCAAAGCCAATCCCGATCTGGGAAAAGCAGTAGGACATATCGCTTTGAGCTGGAGTATGAATGATCGGTTGAAGCTAAACGATGAATTGATGGTCGATGTAGCCAGGCAGTATCTTGAGAAAATGAAGATCCTGGACACTCAATTTCTGATTGTCAAACATCAGGATCGAAATCATCCGCACCTGCACATTATTTACAATCGGGTTAACAATGCAGGGAAAACAATACCCGATGCTTTCCAGCACAAACGGAATACAACTATTTGCAAGGATCTGACAAAAAAGTACGGCTTTTTCATCGCTCAGGATAAAACCCACGTGAACCGGCAGCAGTTGAAAGGTGAGGCTAAAGTGAAATATGAATTGTTCGATACGATCAACTATGCAAGTCAGCAGGTTCATAACCTAAAAGAGCTGAAAACGGCGCTTGAAAAACAAGATATCGAAATGATTTACAAATACAAAAGCAACTCGAATGAGATCCAGGGAATCAGTTTCAAAAAAGACGGGTATACTTTTAAAGGGTCAGAAATTGACAGGAGCCTGAGTTATGCAAGCCTGGTGAAAACGCTGGGGCAGGTAAATCGGCAACAAGACTTAGCCGAGCAATTAAGTCAAACCCGACTAGGAGATACTTCTTCCCTTGCGACTCAAGAGCATGCAATACGGTCAGACGCAGGGGTTGTTACCAGCTTTAAGGAGACAATATCATTTGGCGCCTCAGTATTCCAGGATCTGCTTAGTAATCCTTCTCAGAAGCCAGAACCGGAAATGTCAGGCAAGAAGAAAAAGAAACGCCGCAATCAGACACATGGCTATGGGAATGGACGATAA
- a CDS encoding toprim domain-containing protein has translation MTLTPMKTLSCNEAKKIPINEYLVRMGIKPVYSKGNDLWYLSPLRDEKHPSFKVNTKLNAWYDHGTGEGGSIIDLGIRLHNCSISDLLQKMSADVHLSFQQPPSNTVQNNIVEPKIIIKDVSPIHNFALKSYLRERGVSLQTAKQYCKQVGFSIADKNYSAIGFPNRSGGYELRNRWFKGSSSPKDITFLDNGSKSVFLFEGFIDFLSILELRVYRQLHANFLVLNSVSLLHRSVDVLRSHQDVFLFLNNDLAGKNAAIKLKESGIDGIYSGEFYKEFKDINEYLQATSENQNRGSI, from the coding sequence ATGACCCTTACGCCTATGAAAACTTTGAGCTGTAATGAAGCAAAGAAAATTCCTATAAATGAATACCTGGTACGAATGGGTATTAAGCCTGTCTACTCCAAGGGTAATGACCTTTGGTACCTATCTCCCTTGCGGGATGAAAAGCATCCTTCCTTCAAAGTAAACACAAAGTTAAATGCCTGGTATGATCATGGTACAGGTGAAGGTGGATCAATAATAGATTTGGGAATACGCCTGCACAATTGCTCGATCTCTGACCTATTGCAAAAAATGAGTGCGGACGTTCACCTTTCTTTTCAACAGCCACCTTCGAACACAGTACAAAATAACATTGTGGAGCCAAAAATCATTATTAAAGACGTATCTCCTATCCATAACTTCGCCTTGAAAAGCTATCTGCGAGAAAGAGGTGTCAGCCTGCAAACAGCAAAACAATATTGTAAGCAGGTGGGCTTTAGTATTGCCGATAAAAATTATTCTGCAATTGGTTTCCCAAATCGTTCGGGAGGTTATGAGCTTCGTAATCGCTGGTTTAAAGGATCGTCTTCACCTAAGGATATAACCTTTCTGGATAATGGTTCTAAATCTGTTTTCCTGTTTGAGGGCTTTATCGATTTTCTCTCCATTTTGGAACTTCGGGTGTACCGGCAGCTACATGCCAATTTCCTGGTTTTAAATTCCGTTAGCTTGCTTCACAGAAGTGTTGATGTGTTACGGAGTCATCAAGATGTATTCCTGTTTTTAAATAATGATTTGGCAGGAAAGAACGCTGCAATCAAACTGAAGGAGTCAGGTATCGACGGGATATATTCAGGTGAGTTCTACAAGGAATTTAAAGACATCAATGAATATTTACAAGCAACTTCGGAAAATCAAAACCGAGGATCAATCTAA
- the gldL gene encoding gliding motility protein GldL, with protein MNGKIKFNLNFFASLFAAPVILGALFKILHWDGAREMLMVGMGCEAIIFIAMAFQKQTDEPDWSRVYPELLPENEPVPAGASMSRGSIGGGTTNALDRMLGEANITPEMVNNLGVGLRTFGDKVNAISNIANVSIDTTALSDSLKRGTDSVNQLVVSYQRASQSLVEMAGTNVDTKAYNEQINLMVKNLAALNAVYEMELQESNNHLKSMGKYYANINETMQGFNETLNYSKVYKEEVAKLAKNLTSLNSVYGNMLSAMNVQRA; from the coding sequence ATGAACGGTAAAATCAAGTTTAACTTAAACTTCTTCGCGTCTTTGTTCGCTGCACCAGTAATTTTAGGTGCCTTATTTAAAATTCTTCACTGGGATGGTGCCAGGGAAATGCTGATGGTAGGTATGGGTTGTGAGGCAATCATTTTCATCGCCATGGCTTTTCAAAAACAGACTGATGAACCAGACTGGTCAAGAGTTTACCCTGAGTTATTGCCAGAGAACGAGCCTGTTCCTGCCGGAGCAAGCATGTCACGCGGCTCAATAGGTGGCGGTACTACAAATGCATTAGACAGAATGTTAGGCGAGGCAAACATTACTCCTGAAATGGTAAATAATTTAGGAGTGGGTTTAAGAACATTTGGTGATAAAGTAAATGCGATTTCAAATATTGCTAATGTGTCAATTGACACTACTGCATTATCTGACAGCTTGAAGCGCGGTACTGATTCAGTAAATCAATTAGTAGTTTCTTACCAAAGAGCTTCTCAGTCATTAGTTGAAATGGCGGGCACCAATGTTGATACTAAAGCTTACAACGAGCAAATCAACTTAATGGTTAAGAACTTAGCAGCATTAAACGCGGTTTACGAAATGGAATTACAGGAGTCTAACAACCACCTGAAATCTATGGGTAAATACTATGCTAATATCAACGAAACTATGCAAGGTTTCAACGAGACCCTTAACTACTCTAAGGTATACAAAGAAGAAGTTGCTAAATTGGCTAAAAACCTTACTTCACTTAACTCAGTGTACGGTAATATGCTATCGGCAATGAATGTTCAAAGAGCGTAA
- a CDS encoding TraB/GumN family protein, producing MKKIILTLLILTTITLSNMSKAQKIEQTKNSLLWEITGNGLQKPSYLFGTIHMICENDFFISEKLTKAINHADQLVLEINLADTTELKDLQQSMISSVPLSKQLTSIQYHYIDSVISHRMSLSLKQLENASLLFLNSILLSSTLPCKTPKVYEIELIDLARKRNLPIRALETVKDQVNSYNKAFPKDFLLSQMMLSNEYGEYFAKMIEDYKNEDISSLYSKMSDKRFLTDESYKWMLTERNANWVKIMPEMMQKNSVLFAVGTAHLGGKDGVIELLKKKGYTVKPVLN from the coding sequence ATGAAGAAGATTATTTTAACTCTACTGATCTTAACAACTATTACTCTATCCAATATGAGTAAGGCCCAAAAAATTGAACAAACGAAAAATTCTCTATTGTGGGAAATTACCGGTAATGGCTTACAAAAACCATCCTACCTTTTCGGAACAATTCATATGATTTGTGAGAATGATTTCTTTATCTCCGAAAAGTTAACCAAAGCTATAAACCACGCTGATCAGCTAGTCTTAGAAATAAATTTAGCAGACACTACTGAATTGAAGGATTTACAACAAAGTATGATATCTTCGGTTCCGTTAAGCAAGCAACTTACTTCAATACAATATCATTATATCGACTCTGTTATTAGTCATAGGATGTCATTGTCATTGAAACAGTTAGAAAATGCCAGCTTGCTTTTCCTTAATAGCATACTCCTTAGTTCAACTTTACCCTGCAAAACACCTAAAGTTTATGAAATCGAATTAATAGACCTTGCTCGTAAAAGAAATTTACCCATCAGGGCATTAGAAACAGTAAAAGATCAGGTAAACTCATACAACAAAGCATTCCCAAAAGACTTCCTGCTTTCACAAATGATGCTTTCCAATGAGTATGGTGAATATTTCGCTAAAATGATTGAAGATTATAAAAACGAAGATATCAGTAGTTTATACTCAAAAATGAGCGATAAGCGATTCTTAACTGATGAATCTTATAAATGGATGCTGACCGAAAGAAATGCTAACTGGGTGAAAATTATGCCAGAGATGATGCAGAAAAACAGTGTACTATTTGCTGTAGGTACGGCTCATTTGGGGGGAAAAGATGGTGTAATTGAATTATTAAAAAAGAAAGGTTACACGGTAAAACCTGTATTAAATTAA
- a CDS encoding uroporphyrinogen-III synthase: protein MTERKIKVKSILITQPKPESDKNPYTELAKKYNLKLDFRPFIHVEGVPAKEFRKGKINLPDYTAIIFTSRHGIDQYFRLCEEMRFEVPAEMKYFCNTESTALYLQKYIQYRKRKIFFGKQTTADLMEQFKKHQSEKYLFPCSDVSKEEVPIKMRDAGYDITEAVMYRTVCSDLSDLAEVKYDMIAFFSPSGIKSLYQNFPDFVQNNTRIAAFGSTTHKAVLDAGLFLDVQAPTPQSPSMTMAIEEYIKSANK, encoded by the coding sequence ATGACAGAGAGGAAAATAAAGGTTAAAAGTATTTTAATCACACAGCCTAAGCCAGAGAGCGACAAGAATCCGTACACTGAACTAGCTAAAAAATACAATTTGAAGCTGGACTTCAGGCCATTTATTCATGTTGAGGGTGTTCCGGCAAAAGAATTCAGGAAAGGTAAAATTAATTTACCTGATTACACGGCAATTATTTTTACAAGTCGTCACGGAATTGATCAGTATTTTCGTTTATGCGAAGAAATGCGTTTTGAAGTGCCTGCCGAGATGAAGTATTTCTGTAATACGGAGTCGACAGCACTTTATCTTCAGAAGTACATTCAGTACAGAAAACGCAAAATTTTCTTTGGGAAACAGACAACTGCTGATTTGATGGAACAGTTTAAAAAACACCAGAGTGAGAAATACCTGTTTCCATGTTCAGATGTGAGCAAAGAAGAAGTTCCGATTAAAATGCGGGATGCCGGGTATGACATTACTGAGGCAGTTATGTATCGTACTGTTTGTAGTGATCTTTCAGATCTAGCGGAAGTAAAGTATGATATGATTGCATTTTTTAGTCCATCAGGTATCAAGTCACTGTATCAAAATTTTCCCGATTTTGTCCAGAATAATACACGCATTGCAGCATTTGGGTCTACCACTCATAAGGCAGTTTTAGATGCTGGTTTATTCCTTGATGTACAGGCACCTACACCACAATCGCCATCAATGACAATGGCTATCGAAGAGTATATAAAATCTGCTAATAAATAA
- a CDS encoding STAS-like domain-containing protein has protein sequence MKINVLDILSSSNASLHDDGIKVYREIKKHFNDSKKEEIEVDFSDIKRCSTLFLNASFGKLLADYGEEDVKKYIHPSSYSQILNFMNKYSDMWDNFVNKDNYQAYREEALA, from the coding sequence ATGAAAATTAACGTTTTAGATATTCTGAGCAGTTCAAATGCTTCCTTGCACGATGACGGCATCAAAGTTTATCGTGAAATCAAAAAGCATTTCAATGATTCTAAAAAAGAAGAAATTGAAGTAGATTTCTCAGATATCAAGCGTTGTTCGACTTTATTCCTTAATGCGTCCTTTGGCAAGTTATTGGCTGACTATGGAGAGGAGGATGTAAAAAAATATATCCATCCAAGCAGTTATTCGCAGATTTTAAACTTCATGAATAAGTACTCTGATATGTGGGATAACTTTGTTAATAAAGACAATTATCAAGCTTATCGTGAGGAAGCTCTAGCCTAG